One window of Pirellulales bacterium genomic DNA carries:
- the lexA gene encoding transcriptional repressor LexA: MADLERLTKRQKEVYQFIRDKIRHRGYGPTVREIGTQFEISSPNGVMCHLKALEKKGLINREPNMSRAIMLATETPEGGGGLPLAGRIAAGRLHEAVAQEERIDFGEMFSADDQFVLEVRGDSMIEDQIADGDYVVVRKQDTAQRGQIVVALTDENEATLKRWFPEANRIRLEPANSSMEPIYVKNARVLGVVVGVVRKVG; encoded by the coding sequence ATGGCCGATCTCGAACGACTGACGAAGCGACAAAAAGAAGTCTACCAGTTCATCCGGGACAAGATCCGGCACCGCGGCTACGGGCCGACGGTGCGCGAGATCGGTACGCAGTTCGAGATCAGCTCGCCCAATGGCGTCATGTGCCATCTCAAGGCTCTGGAAAAGAAGGGGCTGATCAATCGCGAGCCGAACATGTCGCGGGCCATCATGCTGGCCACGGAAACGCCCGAGGGGGGCGGCGGGTTGCCCCTGGCCGGACGTATCGCGGCCGGTCGCTTGCACGAGGCCGTTGCGCAAGAGGAGCGTATCGATTTCGGCGAGATGTTCAGCGCCGACGATCAATTCGTGCTCGAAGTGCGCGGCGATTCGATGATCGAAGATCAGATCGCCGACGGCGATTACGTGGTCGTTCGCAAGCAGGATACGGCCCAGCGCGGCCAGATTGTCGTGGCGCTGACGGACGAGAACGAAGCCACGCTCAAACGCTGGTTCCCCGAAGCCAATCGCATCCGGCTCGAACCGGCCAATTCCAGCATGGAGCCGATCTACGTGAAAAACGCCCGCGTCCTGGGCGTGGTGGTCGGCGTGGTGCGGAAAGTGGGCTGA
- a CDS encoding methylated-DNA--[protein]-cysteine S-methyltransferase → MPRTTAPIARRKAARGGRRPVSSRRGKEMADRGTAVFPSALGWIAILGRGDVVQRVTFGHDSPQQAMTALEEGALEPRNSRAWNPRLVARLQAFIEHGKDDFRDVPVDLGSCTTFQRRVLEACRRIPYGRTMSYGELAAAAGYPRAARAVGSVMANNQFSLIVPCHRVLAAGGRLGGYSNRLGLAMKKRLLALEAENPLRPRRAAKRR, encoded by the coding sequence ATGCCCCGCACCACGGCCCCCATCGCCCGTCGCAAGGCAGCCCGAGGAGGCCGTCGGCCTGTCTCTTCGCGCCGTGGCAAGGAGATGGCCGACCGAGGGACAGCGGTATTTCCTAGTGCGCTGGGGTGGATTGCCATCTTGGGGCGGGGTGACGTGGTCCAGCGGGTCACCTTCGGTCACGATTCACCGCAACAGGCCATGACCGCACTTGAGGAGGGGGCTCTAGAGCCACGAAACTCACGAGCTTGGAATCCAAGACTTGTCGCTCGCTTGCAGGCCTTCATCGAGCACGGCAAGGACGATTTCCGCGACGTGCCGGTCGATCTTGGTTCCTGCACGACGTTCCAGCGGCGCGTGCTCGAGGCATGTCGTCGTATACCTTATGGCCGCACGATGAGCTATGGCGAATTGGCCGCGGCCGCAGGATATCCCCGCGCGGCGCGGGCCGTTGGCAGTGTGATGGCCAACAATCAGTTTTCTCTGATCGTGCCATGCCATCGCGTGCTCGCCGCGGGGGGCCGGCTGGGCGGCTATTCCAATCGCCTCGGCCTGGCGATGAAAAAACGCTTGTTGGCCCTGGAGGCCGAGAACCCGCTGCGGCCGCGACGCGCGGCCAAGCGACGGTAG
- a CDS encoding aminotransferase class I/II-fold pyridoxal phosphate-dependent enzyme: MAVRFSEFAANVGIESAFSVLAVARRLKASGKRVIELEIGDSPFPATQSAKRAAIEAIQADQSHYGPSIGLGELREAAAGYIRAEHGVAVTADNVIIGAGAKIFEQLFCEAFLNPGDGVLVFSPYFPTYLPNIARRGARAWLADLRSADRFRPRIDEVERFLKTDPRPKAIFLNSPHNPTGGVATAEDMRALADVVRGRDVAIFSDEPYDQMVWRGKHVTPLFEPGMLEQCVAAYTFSKSYSMSGYRLGFAVAGMAIIERLATLLNTTLSCVPPLVQLAGTAALLHDGEERDRNMQRFAEQVQTLAEGLASIPEVRCQPPDGTFYVFPDVKTVCNRLGLTSHGLAMFLLEAADEKVGLACLGGECFGATGAGFLRFSCAETPEVMREAVAFFREAITRQERARPFAEKNPHFALRQPYSG, translated from the coding sequence ATGGCCGTCCGTTTCAGTGAGTTTGCGGCAAACGTTGGCATTGAATCCGCGTTCAGCGTGCTCGCCGTCGCGCGGCGGCTCAAGGCGTCGGGCAAGAGGGTCATCGAGCTCGAGATCGGCGACAGTCCCTTCCCTGCCACGCAATCGGCCAAGCGCGCCGCGATCGAAGCCATCCAGGCCGACCAGTCGCATTACGGGCCGTCGATCGGCTTGGGCGAGCTGCGCGAGGCGGCGGCGGGCTACATCCGCGCGGAACATGGAGTCGCGGTGACCGCCGACAACGTCATCATCGGCGCCGGTGCCAAGATCTTCGAGCAATTGTTTTGCGAAGCGTTCCTGAATCCCGGCGATGGCGTGCTGGTTTTCAGTCCCTACTTTCCGACGTATCTGCCGAACATCGCTCGGCGCGGTGCTCGGGCCTGGCTGGCGGATTTGCGGTCGGCGGATCGCTTCCGGCCGCGGATCGATGAAGTCGAACGGTTCCTGAAAACCGATCCGCGTCCCAAGGCGATTTTTCTCAACAGCCCTCACAACCCCACGGGCGGCGTGGCCACGGCCGAGGACATGCGCGCCCTGGCCGACGTCGTGCGCGGTCGGGATGTGGCCATTTTCAGCGACGAGCCATACGACCAGATGGTGTGGCGCGGCAAGCACGTCACGCCGCTTTTTGAGCCCGGCATGCTCGAACAGTGCGTAGCCGCCTACACGTTCAGCAAGTCCTACAGCATGAGCGGCTACCGGTTGGGCTTCGCAGTCGCGGGAATGGCGATCATCGAACGGCTGGCGACGCTTTTGAACACGACGCTTTCCTGCGTGCCGCCGCTCGTGCAATTGGCGGGCACGGCGGCGCTTTTGCACGACGGCGAAGAGCGTGACCGGAATATGCAGCGTTTCGCCGAGCAGGTCCAGACCCTGGCCGAAGGTCTGGCATCGATCCCCGAAGTGCGCTGCCAGCCTCCCGACGGGACCTTCTACGTGTTTCCCGACGTCAAAACGGTGTGCAACCGGCTCGGCCTCACCTCGCATGGGCTGGCGATGTTTCTGCTCGAAGCGGCCGATGAGAAAGTAGGACTCGCCTGTCTCGGCGGCGAGTGTTTCGGGGCCACCGGAGCAGGCTTCTTGCGATTTAGCTGCGCCGAGACGCCCGAGGTCATGCGCGAGGCCGTCGCGTTCTTTCGCGAGGCTATCACGCGGCAGGAGCGAGCCAGGCCATTCGCTGAGAAAAACCCGCACTTCGCGCTGCGACAGCCGTATAGCGGCTGA
- the rnc gene encoding ribonuclease III gives MSDIVETDRTQILDKLERCQERINYRFGNASLLLSAVTHASGAQHRLASNERLEFLGDAILGFIVCEILYHNYPDLLEGELTKIKSVVVSRQTCAKISEALRLDEFLILGKGMTCHPTVPSSLLSDVFESLIAAIYLDGGDAAARSFIELHLGPEIEMAASGENGCNFKSQLQQFAQREFGSTPTYQLLDEKGPDHSKCFKISAQIGRDRYHPAWGRNKKEAEQRAAQNALNEIRGDDIPFPSD, from the coding sequence ATGAGCGACATCGTTGAAACGGACCGAACACAAATCCTCGACAAGCTTGAACGCTGCCAAGAACGCATCAATTACCGTTTTGGCAACGCTTCGCTCCTCTTGTCGGCGGTGACTCATGCCTCGGGCGCCCAGCACCGGCTGGCCTCGAACGAGCGGCTGGAATTCCTTGGCGACGCCATTCTCGGGTTCATTGTGTGCGAGATTCTCTATCACAATTACCCCGATCTGCTCGAGGGTGAGCTTACCAAGATCAAGTCGGTGGTCGTCAGCCGCCAGACCTGCGCCAAGATCAGCGAGGCCCTGCGTCTCGACGAATTCTTGATTCTCGGCAAGGGTATGACCTGCCATCCCACGGTGCCATCCTCGCTCTTGTCCGATGTATTCGAGTCGCTGATCGCGGCGATTTACCTCGACGGGGGCGACGCCGCGGCCCGTTCGTTCATCGAGTTGCACCTGGGTCCTGAAATCGAGATGGCGGCCTCGGGCGAAAACGGTTGCAACTTCAAGTCGCAGCTGCAGCAGTTTGCCCAGCGCGAATTCGGCAGCACGCCCACGTACCAACTGCTCGATGAAAAAGGGCCGGATCATAGCAAGTGCTTCAAGATCTCGGCCCAGATCGGCCGCGACCGTTACCATCCGGCCTGGGGGCGCAACAAGAAAGAAGCCGAGCAGCGGGCGGCGCAAAATGCCTTGAACGAGATCCGCGGGGATGACATCCCCTTTCCGTCGGATTGA
- a CDS encoding Do family serine endopeptidase — translation MSSMNQHGSTRLWVVALVAASVLTGAAVWHAPSVAEDKTTPPVPPTIAHKAEQSFAKALSHAFRSAADAAMPSVVTVMSETRTRQVKGNGRTGENPFKGTPYEDLFKDFQGRGIPFSMPAPERRAGVGAGVIIDKSGIILTNNHVVEGATEVTVRLSDGREFEGYDIKTDKSSDLAVVRIKGAGDLPAATLGDSDNLSIGDWVIAVGNPFNQEMTVSAGIISGKGRTLPSGQRAQYLQTDAAINPGNSGGPLVDLDGEVVGINTAIASSSGGFQGVGFAIPINQAKWVADQLVHGGAVKRAYVGVVVGEISGDLAEQFGVHRHDGVFVNEVIPNSPAAKAGLQEGDIITEFGGKHVGTPGQLQQLVERTPLSSKEDLAVLRDGKPLALRIGVEAMPDEPQIRNVGGSHGDHDPRSFTSDQLGLEVADLKPEEAEQLGYKDVKGVVITNVDPDGLAAEHGLADGMLIKKVGKKEVTSVEDFKKAMADESTEKGVLLLVRTSAGNRFVVLKK, via the coding sequence ATGAGTTCCATGAATCAGCACGGCAGTACCCGACTATGGGTAGTGGCCTTGGTAGCTGCCAGCGTATTGACCGGTGCCGCAGTATGGCATGCCCCCAGCGTTGCCGAAGACAAGACCACACCGCCTGTGCCGCCGACCATCGCGCACAAGGCGGAACAAAGTTTCGCGAAGGCGCTGTCCCATGCGTTCCGCTCGGCCGCCGACGCCGCCATGCCGAGCGTCGTGACGGTGATGTCCGAGACGCGCACGCGGCAGGTTAAAGGCAACGGCCGCACGGGCGAGAACCCCTTCAAAGGGACGCCTTACGAAGATCTCTTCAAGGATTTTCAAGGGCGTGGGATTCCCTTCAGCATGCCGGCACCTGAGCGTCGCGCGGGCGTGGGCGCCGGCGTGATCATCGACAAGTCGGGGATCATTCTCACGAACAATCACGTGGTCGAAGGGGCCACGGAAGTCACGGTACGTTTGTCCGATGGTCGCGAGTTCGAAGGTTACGACATCAAGACCGACAAGTCCTCGGACCTGGCCGTCGTTCGTATCAAGGGCGCAGGCGACCTGCCTGCTGCCACGCTCGGTGACTCGGACAACTTGTCGATCGGCGATTGGGTCATCGCTGTCGGCAATCCGTTCAATCAAGAAATGACCGTCAGCGCGGGCATCATCAGCGGCAAGGGACGTACGCTCCCATCGGGCCAGCGCGCTCAGTACTTGCAGACGGATGCCGCGATCAATCCGGGTAACTCCGGCGGACCGCTCGTGGATCTCGATGGCGAAGTGGTCGGCATCAATACGGCCATTGCCTCCAGCAGCGGTGGCTTCCAGGGTGTCGGTTTCGCGATACCGATCAACCAGGCCAAGTGGGTTGCCGATCAGCTCGTACACGGCGGGGCGGTAAAACGCGCTTACGTGGGCGTGGTTGTCGGCGAGATTTCCGGTGACCTGGCCGAGCAGTTCGGCGTGCATCGTCACGACGGTGTCTTCGTCAATGAAGTGATACCCAACTCGCCGGCCGCCAAGGCAGGCCTGCAGGAAGGCGACATCATCACCGAGTTCGGTGGCAAGCACGTCGGTACGCCCGGCCAGTTGCAACAACTCGTCGAGCGCACTCCGCTGTCGAGCAAGGAAGACCTGGCGGTCCTCCGCGATGGCAAACCGCTGGCCTTGCGGATCGGCGTGGAAGCCATGCCTGACGAACCGCAGATCCGCAACGTAGGAGGATCGCACGGCGATCACGATCCGCGTTCCTTCACCAGCGACCAACTGGGGCTGGAAGTGGCGGACTTGAAACCCGAAGAGGCCGAGCAGCTCGGCTACAAGGATGTCAAGGGCGTCGTGATCACGAACGTCGATCCTGATGGCCTCGCGGCCGAACACGGCCTGGCCGACGGCATGCTCATCAAGAAAGTCGGTAAGAAGGAGGTCACTTCGGTCGAAGACTTCAAGAAGGCCATGGCCGACGAATCGACGGAAAAAGGCGTGTTACTGCTGGTGCGGACATCGGCGGGCAATCGCTTCGTCGTCCTGAAAAAGTAA
- a CDS encoding pyridoxine 5'-phosphate synthase — MAQLGVNIDHVATVRQARRTYEPDPVWAAAAAELGGADGITIHLREDRRHIQDRDLRILRETVTVKLNLELACDNDVLDLACQVKPNQATLVPERREEVTTEGGLDVAGAEKKVATAIKRLHDAGIIVSLFLDPDPRAIERAHRLQADAVELHTGQYALAKEQEQAAELKKLSDAARLIVERGLTLHAGHGLTYRNVVPVARLPQMCELNIGHSIVARALMVGFQAAVREMKQLVST; from the coding sequence ATGGCCCAGTTAGGCGTCAATATCGACCACGTAGCGACGGTGCGGCAGGCACGGCGCACTTATGAGCCGGATCCCGTGTGGGCGGCGGCCGCCGCCGAACTCGGGGGCGCCGATGGCATCACGATCCATCTGCGCGAGGATCGCCGGCACATTCAGGATCGGGACCTTCGCATCCTGCGCGAGACGGTCACCGTGAAGCTGAATCTCGAGCTGGCCTGCGACAACGACGTGCTCGATCTCGCCTGCCAGGTGAAGCCCAATCAGGCCACGCTGGTGCCCGAGCGGCGCGAGGAAGTGACCACCGAAGGCGGTCTGGATGTTGCCGGTGCAGAAAAGAAGGTCGCCACCGCCATCAAGCGCCTGCACGACGCCGGTATCATCGTCAGCTTGTTTCTCGACCCCGACCCGCGCGCGATCGAGCGCGCGCATCGCCTGCAGGCTGACGCCGTCGAGTTGCATACCGGCCAGTACGCGCTGGCGAAGGAGCAAGAGCAGGCCGCGGAGCTCAAGAAGCTGTCCGACGCCGCCCGGCTGATCGTCGAACGGGGGCTGACCCTGCACGCGGGCCACGGGCTGACCTATCGGAACGTCGTGCCGGTTGCCCGGCTGCCGCAGATGTGCGAACTGAACATCGGGCACAGCATCGTCGCCCGGGCCCTGATGGTCGGCTTCCAGGCGGCGGTACGCGAGATGAAACAACTGGTTTCGACCTGA
- the dapA gene encoding 4-hydroxy-tetrahydrodipicolinate synthase — MTTKGEAFAGLSVAITTPFKDGEIDFPTLRKQIDFQVAAGTHCICPVGTTGESPTLSHDEHDRVIAEVVQMAAGRIKVMAGTGSNSTREALRLTRHAAKSGADAALVVAPYYNKPTQEGFYQHFKALAEATDLPICVYNIPGRTGKNIEPETIARMAELKNITMVKEATGSMDQASQVLALTNLTVLSGDDSLTLPLLAIGGRGVISVVGNIVPGDMLALLRSFEAGKLAEAQAWHKKLFPLCRDMLGLATNPIPIKAAMRLLGRDNGEMRLPMTPLGPADEAKLRSTLAGYGLL, encoded by the coding sequence ATGACGACCAAGGGTGAAGCGTTCGCCGGGCTGTCGGTGGCCATTACCACGCCGTTCAAGGACGGCGAAATCGATTTCCCGACCCTGCGCAAGCAGATCGATTTCCAGGTCGCGGCCGGCACTCATTGCATCTGCCCCGTCGGCACCACGGGCGAGTCCCCGACCCTCTCGCACGACGAGCACGACCGCGTCATCGCGGAAGTCGTGCAGATGGCAGCCGGCCGCATCAAGGTGATGGCTGGCACCGGCTCGAACAGCACGCGCGAGGCCCTGCGGCTGACCAGGCACGCCGCCAAGTCCGGCGCCGACGCGGCGCTGGTCGTCGCCCCCTATTACAACAAGCCGACGCAGGAAGGGTTCTATCAACACTTCAAGGCCTTGGCCGAGGCCACGGACCTGCCGATCTGCGTCTACAACATCCCAGGCCGGACGGGCAAGAACATCGAGCCCGAGACCATCGCCCGGATGGCCGAGTTGAAGAACATCACGATGGTCAAAGAGGCCACCGGTTCGATGGACCAGGCCTCTCAGGTTCTTGCACTGACGAATCTCACCGTGCTCAGCGGCGACGACAGCCTGACGTTACCTTTGTTGGCGATCGGCGGGCGCGGCGTGATTTCGGTGGTGGGCAACATTGTCCCAGGCGACATGCTGGCGCTTCTGCGCAGTTTCGAGGCCGGCAAGTTGGCCGAAGCGCAGGCCTGGCACAAGAAGCTCTTCCCCTTGTGCCGCGACATGCTGGGACTGGCCACCAACCCGATCCCCATCAAGGCAGCCATGCGACTGCTGGGTCGCGACAACGGCGAAATGCGCCTGCCGATGACGCCGCTCGGCCCGGCTGACGAAGCCAAGTTGCGCTCGACTCTGGCCGGCTACGGCCTGCTGTAG
- a CDS encoding glycosyltransferase family 4 protein, whose amino-acid sequence MRRVLLLCEYPTLNGGEQSLLALLPLLRTTADFHFAALAPPSGPLAEAFAAHDVEVLPLEVSADGQRSQAALRAQIVRAIQQTKPDVVHANSLAMGRLAGPVAAAHGVPSIAHLRDIIGLSGQAIVDLNQNTRLLAVSAATRTHHISQGIDADKAFVVYNGVDLARFHPRPHSGWLHRQLQLPPDAMLIGTIGQLVLRKGHDVLAEAAALLARHFPRAHYVIVGERYSTKDEARNHEEHVRQRFARGDLAGRGHFLGVRQDVPEILTELCLLVHPARQEPLGRVLLEAAASGVPVVATDVGGTSEIFPPGTALLVPPNDPVALAESMSAILNDGALREKLAASALDRARRCFDAAVAAAELARHYLAAISRSGAQRTG is encoded by the coding sequence ATGCGCCGGGTGCTGCTTCTCTGCGAATATCCAACGCTCAACGGTGGCGAGCAATCCCTGCTGGCACTTTTGCCGCTGCTGCGCACGACGGCCGATTTCCACTTCGCGGCGCTAGCGCCGCCGAGCGGGCCGCTGGCCGAAGCCTTTGCCGCACATGACGTCGAAGTGTTGCCGCTGGAGGTCAGCGCCGACGGCCAGCGCTCGCAAGCGGCGCTGCGTGCGCAAATCGTTCGCGCGATCCAGCAAACGAAGCCAGACGTGGTTCATGCCAATAGCCTGGCGATGGGCCGGTTGGCCGGTCCCGTGGCCGCAGCGCACGGCGTGCCGAGCATCGCGCACCTGCGCGATATTATCGGGCTGAGCGGCCAGGCCATTGTGGACCTGAATCAGAATACGCGACTACTCGCGGTCTCGGCCGCCACACGCACGCACCATATCTCGCAAGGCATCGACGCGGACAAGGCGTTCGTCGTCTACAACGGCGTTGACCTGGCCCGTTTTCATCCGCGACCGCACAGCGGCTGGCTGCACCGCCAGTTGCAGCTACCACCAGATGCCATGCTCATCGGCACGATCGGCCAGTTGGTATTGCGCAAGGGGCATGACGTGCTGGCCGAAGCAGCGGCGTTGCTCGCGCGCCATTTTCCACGGGCCCATTACGTGATCGTGGGCGAACGGTATTCGACGAAAGATGAAGCCCGCAACCACGAAGAACATGTTCGCCAGCGGTTCGCACGCGGCGACCTGGCAGGGCGCGGCCATTTCCTTGGAGTTCGCCAGGACGTGCCGGAAATCCTGACCGAGTTGTGCCTGCTTGTGCATCCGGCCCGTCAAGAGCCGCTGGGACGCGTGCTGCTCGAAGCGGCAGCATCAGGCGTGCCTGTCGTCGCGACCGACGTGGGGGGAACGAGCGAGATATTCCCGCCGGGTACGGCGCTCTTGGTTCCGCCGAACGATCCGGTGGCGCTGGCCGAATCTATGAGCGCTATCCTGAATGATGGTGCGCTGCGGGAAAAGCTTGCCGCTTCGGCGCTCGACCGAGCGCGGCGTTGTTTCGATGCCGCGGTAGCCGCCGCGGAATTGGCGCGGCATTACCTGGCCGCCATCTCTCGGTCGGGGGCGCAGCGGACGGGGTGA
- a CDS encoding aspartate aminotransferase family protein: MSDTHSPLIDAYCKRTPTSARLYGRAKDIFPSGVTHDGRFLEPHPIYVDRAAGSRKWDVDGHEYVDYAGGHGALLLGHSHPTVVEAIARQLPRGTHLGSGHELEIRWGELVRELVPSAEMVRFTNSGTEATMLALRLARAFTGRPKILRFAGHFHGWHDHMAFGVGSHFDGTPTPGVLEGVADNVVLAPPGDIQATRAVLDSHKDIAAAIIEPTGASWGQVPISPAFIEALVEMTRARGVLLIFDEVISGFRCTPGGAQAHYGVKPDLTTLAKILAGGLPGGALVGRRDIMEYLDFTKSVAAGREKISHHGTYNGNPLSAAAGIATLEIVRSTDACRRANDYAARLRDAANQALRDEKLPWIVYGSFSGFHIFTDPTGLRPSAADIEAGKLDYRVFKTPPARSLAVKLRLGMLLHGVDIFSWPGGPTSAAHTEDDLAQTVEALRRTVRMLRDEGEIA, encoded by the coding sequence ATGAGTGACACGCATTCGCCCCTGATCGACGCCTACTGCAAACGCACGCCGACGTCGGCGCGGCTTTATGGACGGGCCAAGGATATCTTTCCGAGTGGCGTGACGCACGACGGCCGGTTTCTCGAACCGCATCCGATTTACGTCGACCGCGCCGCCGGCTCGCGCAAATGGGATGTCGACGGTCATGAGTACGTCGACTACGCCGGCGGGCACGGGGCTTTGCTGCTCGGTCATAGCCACCCGACGGTCGTCGAGGCGATCGCGCGGCAATTGCCGCGGGGCACGCACCTCGGTTCTGGACACGAGTTGGAAATCCGCTGGGGCGAGTTGGTCCGCGAATTAGTACCCTCGGCGGAAATGGTGCGCTTTACCAATTCCGGCACCGAGGCCACGATGCTGGCCTTGCGATTGGCCAGGGCGTTTACCGGGCGCCCGAAGATCCTGCGCTTCGCTGGGCATTTTCATGGCTGGCACGATCACATGGCCTTCGGCGTGGGATCACATTTCGACGGTACGCCCACGCCGGGCGTCCTGGAAGGCGTCGCCGATAACGTGGTCCTGGCGCCACCTGGCGATATCCAGGCCACGCGTGCCGTACTCGACAGTCATAAAGACATTGCCGCCGCGATCATCGAACCGACCGGCGCAAGCTGGGGGCAGGTGCCGATCTCGCCCGCGTTCATCGAGGCGCTCGTCGAGATGACGCGTGCCCGCGGCGTACTCTTGATCTTTGATGAAGTGATCAGCGGCTTCCGCTGCACGCCGGGGGGCGCGCAAGCGCATTATGGGGTGAAGCCCGACCTCACGACACTGGCCAAGATTCTCGCCGGCGGACTGCCGGGAGGCGCACTCGTGGGGCGACGCGACATCATGGAGTACCTCGATTTCACGAAATCCGTGGCGGCCGGCCGAGAAAAAATCTCGCATCATGGCACCTACAACGGCAACCCGTTGTCGGCCGCGGCGGGAATCGCCACGCTCGAGATCGTGCGCTCGACCGACGCTTGCCGTCGCGCCAACGACTACGCGGCGCGGCTGCGCGACGCGGCCAATCAGGCGCTCCGCGACGAGAAACTGCCGTGGATCGTCTACGGATCGTTTTCCGGGTTCCACATTTTCACCGATCCGACGGGCCTGCGCCCCTCGGCCGCGGACATCGAGGCGGGCAAGCTCGACTATCGCGTCTTCAAGACGCCGCCGGCGCGCTCGCTAGCCGTGAAACTGCGTTTGGGGATGTTGTTGCACGGCGTAGATATCTTTTCCTGGCCCGGTGGCCCCACGTCGGCCGCGCACACCGAGGACGATCTGGCGCAAACCGTTGAAGCCCTGCGGCGAACGGTGCGCATGCTGCGCGACGAAGGAGAGATTGCGTAA
- a CDS encoding glucose 1-dehydrogenase — protein MTIWDSLKLDGRRALVTGGSRGLGLEMARALGEAGAALVLVGRDAQQLEAAQRELAATCKAPISLLPADLSAPAEAEKMCQQALAQFDSIDILINNVGGRRINVPTESLELADWQRIVDLNLTQAFLCTKLIGGAMLPRGRGRVINVASISALVAGKQMRGRTYETTKAALAMFTKAVAADWAPHGVTINAIAPGTFLTDANRRWFGERPELRQEIEATIPMGRLGEPREIGGLALYLASDAASYVTGSMIVVDGGRLLW, from the coding sequence ATGACGATTTGGGATTCCTTGAAGCTCGACGGCCGGAGGGCGCTCGTGACCGGCGGCAGCCGGGGTCTGGGGCTGGAAATGGCCCGCGCGCTGGGCGAGGCCGGCGCCGCGTTAGTCCTGGTCGGCCGCGACGCCCAGCAACTCGAAGCCGCCCAGCGCGAGTTAGCAGCCACGTGCAAGGCGCCGATCTCCCTGCTACCGGCCGATCTGTCGGCACCAGCAGAAGCCGAGAAGATGTGTCAGCAGGCGCTTGCGCAGTTCGATTCGATTGACATTCTGATCAATAACGTCGGCGGCCGGCGGATCAACGTTCCGACCGAAAGTCTGGAATTGGCCGATTGGCAGCGGATTGTCGATTTGAACCTCACCCAAGCGTTTCTATGTACCAAGCTGATTGGTGGCGCGATGCTCCCGCGCGGGCGCGGACGCGTGATCAACGTGGCGTCGATCTCGGCGCTCGTGGCCGGCAAGCAGATGCGCGGCCGCACTTACGAAACGACCAAAGCAGCACTGGCCATGTTCACCAAGGCCGTGGCCGCGGATTGGGCTCCGCATGGCGTCACGATCAATGCCATCGCGCCTGGCACATTTCTCACCGACGCCAATCGTCGCTGGTTCGGCGAGCGACCCGAACTGCGACAAGAGATCGAGGCGACGATTCCCATGGGCCGCCTGGGCGAGCCGCGCGAAATCGGCGGCCTCGCGCTGTACCTGGCCAGCGATGCGGCCAGCTACGTCACCGGCTCGATGATCGTCGTCGACGGCGGTCGATTGCTGTGGTAG
- a CDS encoding DUF447 domain-containing protein encodes MILEGIVTTTNDDGSVHIAPMGPIVDEGISRLRLRPYQTSTTLKNLVRSRQGVFHVTDDVELLARAAVGRLETLPRLIPGSRRDIWVLADACRWFAFEVREIDLSEPRACLIAEVVERGVLRDFLGFNRAKHAVVEAAILATRVNFLPAETITAEMRRLAVLVEKTAGPAEDRAFAFLEDFLRHALDDQRENAADPEFHPSRPGASSAP; translated from the coding sequence ATGATTCTCGAAGGCATCGTTACCACCACGAACGACGACGGTTCGGTGCATATTGCACCGATGGGCCCGATTGTCGACGAGGGAATCTCGCGGCTGAGGTTGCGCCCGTATCAGACTTCAACCACGCTCAAAAACCTGGTGCGCAGCCGGCAGGGCGTATTTCACGTCACGGATGATGTCGAGCTGTTGGCGCGGGCCGCCGTGGGCCGGCTCGAGACCTTGCCGCGGCTCATTCCGGGTTCGCGAAGGGACATTTGGGTCCTGGCTGATGCCTGCCGCTGGTTCGCCTTCGAAGTTCGAGAAATCGATCTTAGCGAGCCCCGGGCCTGCCTGATTGCCGAAGTCGTCGAACGGGGCGTGCTGCGCGATTTTTTGGGCTTCAATCGGGCCAAGCACGCCGTGGTCGAGGCAGCGATCCTGGCCACACGCGTCAACTTTCTGCCGGCCGAGACGATCACGGCCGAGATGCGTCGCCTGGCGGTGCTGGTGGAAAAAACCGCCGGCCCTGCCGAAGATCGCGCCTTTGCGTTTCTCGAAGATTTCCTTCGGCACGCGCTCGATGACCAGAGAGAAAACGCGGCCGATCCTGAATTTCACCCCTCCCGCCCGGGCGCGTCCTCCGCGCCGTAA